One window of the bacterium genome contains the following:
- a CDS encoding TonB-dependent receptor, translating into MIKPFPIFKWIILLVCVSVGFGQGVGKLSGVITDAGTGEPIPGANIAIEGTTRGATTNIDGEFFILNIPIGTYDVRVSTIGYESQLVRGVAVASEQTTELNLRLAETVLTGEEVVVTAVRDVIKRDVANTVRTVDTREITELPVTQFSDALSRQAGVVGSGTNLHIRGGRRDEILFLVDGLAVRDPQFQRRYMQVPKSAIGEMQVMTAGFSAEYGEAQSAVVNLVTKEGEPKYSGHIEHVMDMEGFGGGKFDDLGTDISQGLPHQDSDRKQGYQDYDYTEISISGPEPITDRFLPQLGVEVPGRMSFFGSGTFWSRNANEFGTIIGGDKWFRPQVSDLFGSDVRKAEVYNNTNLKLTYDPERNFKISASWMDNQERLNPYWYRLSQRFPYDFPLDEQTLGMHALASIQGLASDADDYRQWTYQDLNGDGVMDDADRQLADDDGDGRMDEEALNWVDDDGDGLIDEDLQSYVYNPENHVRTELIRDQQMYLTLNHNLNPRTFQTFKIGIYDASRTLAGGGKAANEYGVASEPYVDLPGPDGTLNGRYDAGEPFTDRDGDGMWDYNNPGNAYPSINGFHIAGDGLAGNSQQLVPDWAQFESQTYTFKWDVTSQVHPRHQAKGGIEYNYYNVAAEDRPYATIDNRGEGIYTDVYRYYPSSGALYLQDKMEYRDIIINAGLRLDYWRIGGESIRSPRADDPTLANFVDYDPPSRNGDYYLSPRLGIAYSVTERDVFHFNYGYFYQRGRQDYYLTGVNQLQTGGTPIIGNPDLEPSKTIAYELGVRHQFANDFLLDVSTYYKDIKNWIQTASQNQLFFDLGIPLASRQNAAIYYNADYASVRGFEFNLTKDYGSYLSGRLTYTLSWASGKNSYDIGSEVTRSNYTEPAGETPLAWDRRHQIVFNLGTNYPLKGKPFTAEWIRTGWTINWLSQFLSGLPYTPTQVNGSNIEGQEFSKNSPWTYTTDVNIGRHFRMGGLNCQALFEVRNLFNARNVLGWDRNQDTIDTYNGGEPGYINDSSSPNYGLNPKAGANPDAWDNPRQVRLGLAVDF; encoded by the coding sequence ATGATCAAACCCTTTCCGATTTTCAAATGGATCATCCTGCTGGTTTGCGTCTCAGTTGGTTTTGGCCAAGGCGTTGGCAAACTCTCTGGCGTCATCACTGATGCCGGTACGGGTGAGCCGATCCCCGGTGCCAATATCGCCATCGAAGGAACCACTCGCGGCGCAACTACGAACATTGACGGTGAGTTCTTCATACTCAATATTCCGATTGGTACATACGATGTCCGCGTGTCCACAATCGGGTACGAGAGTCAGCTTGTTCGCGGTGTAGCAGTTGCATCCGAGCAAACCACGGAACTCAACTTGAGGCTGGCCGAAACCGTCTTGACGGGTGAAGAGGTGGTTGTCACTGCGGTCAGGGACGTTATCAAGCGAGATGTTGCCAATACGGTTCGAACGGTGGACACGCGTGAAATTACCGAGCTTCCGGTCACGCAGTTCTCTGATGCTCTCTCCCGGCAGGCCGGCGTGGTCGGCAGTGGAACAAATCTCCACATCCGTGGGGGGCGCCGCGATGAAATCCTCTTCCTGGTTGACGGGCTTGCTGTGCGCGACCCTCAGTTTCAGCGCCGGTACATGCAGGTGCCAAAATCGGCCATTGGCGAAATGCAGGTCATGACCGCCGGTTTCAGTGCGGAATACGGAGAGGCACAGTCTGCCGTAGTTAATCTCGTGACCAAAGAGGGCGAACCTAAGTACTCCGGCCACATCGAGCACGTGATGGACATGGAGGGCTTTGGGGGAGGCAAGTTTGATGACCTCGGTACGGATATTTCGCAGGGCTTGCCGCATCAGGACTCCGACCGCAAACAAGGGTATCAGGACTACGATTATACGGAAATCTCGATTTCCGGACCTGAGCCGATCACCGATCGGTTCTTGCCACAACTTGGCGTTGAAGTCCCTGGACGGATGTCCTTCTTTGGTTCGGGTACATTCTGGAGTCGTAATGCCAACGAGTTCGGTACGATCATTGGTGGCGACAAGTGGTTCCGCCCGCAAGTGTCCGATCTGTTCGGCTCTGATGTCAGAAAGGCTGAAGTTTATAACAATACCAACCTGAAGCTGACTTACGACCCGGAACGGAATTTCAAGATTAGCGCAAGTTGGATGGACAATCAAGAAAGATTGAATCCCTATTGGTATCGTTTGTCTCAACGCTTCCCCTACGATTTCCCGCTCGACGAACAGACATTGGGCATGCATGCGCTTGCCTCGATTCAAGGGCTTGCTTCAGATGCCGATGACTATCGCCAATGGACCTATCAGGATTTGAACGGCGACGGCGTCATGGATGATGCGGACCGCCAGCTTGCCGATGATGATGGCGATGGAAGGATGGATGAAGAGGCGCTGAATTGGGTGGATGATGATGGTGACGGTTTAATCGATGAAGACCTTCAGTCGTATGTATACAATCCCGAGAATCACGTCCGGACGGAACTGATTCGCGACCAGCAAATGTATCTTACGTTGAATCACAACCTGAATCCAAGGACGTTCCAGACCTTCAAGATTGGCATTTATGATGCGTCGCGCACGTTAGCCGGTGGAGGCAAAGCCGCAAACGAATACGGAGTTGCCAGCGAACCCTACGTAGATCTCCCCGGTCCCGACGGAACACTGAATGGCCGCTATGACGCCGGTGAACCGTTTACCGACAGGGACGGCGATGGAATGTGGGACTACAACAATCCCGGCAATGCCTATCCGAGTATTAACGGATTCCATATCGCCGGTGACGGCCTCGCCGGAAATAGTCAGCAGCTTGTTCCCGATTGGGCACAATTCGAATCCCAAACCTACACGTTCAAGTGGGATGTGACATCGCAGGTCCATCCGCGCCATCAGGCCAAAGGTGGAATCGAATATAACTACTACAATGTTGCTGCCGAAGACAGGCCCTATGCCACTATTGACAATCGCGGTGAGGGAATCTACACTGATGTTTATCGCTATTACCCCTCTTCCGGCGCATTGTATCTGCAGGACAAAATGGAATATCGGGATATCATCATTAACGCCGGATTGCGTCTGGATTACTGGCGCATCGGAGGAGAGTCAATACGTTCTCCTCGTGCGGACGACCCCACGCTCGCGAACTTTGTGGACTATGACCCGCCGAGCAGGAATGGCGATTACTACCTCTCTCCGCGGCTGGGAATCGCATACAGCGTCACCGAACGCGACGTCTTTCATTTTAACTACGGTTACTTCTATCAGCGCGGAAGACAGGACTACTATCTGACCGGTGTCAATCAACTGCAGACCGGTGGAACACCGATCATCGGGAACCCTGATCTCGAACCTTCCAAGACCATCGCCTACGAACTTGGCGTCAGACACCAGTTCGCAAACGACTTTCTGCTTGATGTATCCACGTACTACAAGGACATCAAGAACTGGATTCAAACCGCGTCTCAAAATCAACTCTTCTTTGATCTGGGCATTCCGCTTGCCAGCCGGCAAAATGCGGCAATTTATTACAACGCTGACTATGCCTCCGTCCGCGGGTTTGAGTTCAACCTGACCAAGGATTACGGTTCATATCTTTCCGGACGGTTGACCTACACCTTGTCATGGGCAAGCGGCAAAAACTCCTATGACATAGGTTCTGAAGTTACGCGCTCCAACTACACGGAACCTGCAGGCGAGACTCCGCTGGCATGGGATAGGCGCCACCAGATAGTATTCAATCTCGGAACCAACTACCCCCTGAAAGGCAAACCCTTCACAGCCGAGTGGATCAGGACAGGCTGGACGATAAATTGGCTTTCGCAATTCCTCTCCGGACTTCCATATACTCCGACACAAGTCAACGGCAGTAACATCGAAGGACAGGAGTTTTCAAAAAACTCGCCCTGGACCTACACGACCGATGTGAACATTGGCCGTCACTTCCGCATGGGCGGATTGAACTGTCAGGCGCTCTTTGAAGTGCGCAATCTGTTTAACGCCAGGAATGTTCTGGGATGGGACAGAAATCAGGACACGATTGACACGTACAACGGCGGCGAGCCGGGTTACATAAACGATAGCTCCAGCCCGAACTATGGTCTGAATCCGAAAGCGGGCGCAAACCCCGACGCATGGGACAACCCGCGTCAGGTTCGCCTTGGACTTGCGGTGGACTTCTAA